Within Sporosarcina sp. PTS2304, the genomic segment GAGCGGAAGTGGCAATTCTATGAGCGCGGCCTCTCTAAACTTTCAGAACCTTAATCCATCAAATAATCTGTCTTCACAAGAAAAGGACTATCACAGAAAATCAGACACCACTGACTTTCTGCATAGTCCTTTTTTAAATTTCAACAACTGAAAACAAACTAACTGCAAATAATTTTAAAGAGGAGTTTCATTTGATAGGGTTAGCTAACGGAATACTAGCCAATAATCCATTATACAAGCGGATTAAAATATAGACGAGCACAGCTAACAAAACACTCCATACAATGATTTGAAAAAAGATCAAGCCGACCGTATGAGTCAATGTCATAAACGGACTTAACTTATACACCACATAAATAAAATAAATAAAAGACGTGATGACAAAAATAAGAACGAGTGTCTTCCACGATTGAATACCTGCAGCAGAAGCAAGCGCTCCAAGAAAATAAATGACTGCTCCTGATTTCGTAGCGCTATAAGACGCATCTGCCTCTTTTCGTAAAAAGAATAATAATGCCGTTTCGTGGATAGTTGTTGCAATTAACTTCAGCGCTGCAAAAACCATGAAAAACAACAATGTATACATCGTTAATAAAAAGATACGCAACTGAAAATCAGATAGAAACTCACGCATTCCTTGATATAAACCAATTTCTTTAAAAAAGACGGTTGATTCTCCTACACTGTAAACGCCGAACGTCAAACTGAACAACACGATCGTCACAAAAGGTAAATAACCGAACAAATATGGATTTTTCATAAGACACCTCAAAAATATTTTTTACACTCCTAATAATATAAGAAGGAAGTCGAATAAAGCAATAATTGGTCAATTGTCGTCTATGCAATTTAAAATGTTTTGCGCTATACTAACAAATACGTCCAAACATACACCGTTGGACTTTTATCATGTACAGAACTTGTATGGAAGGAGGATTCTTTTGGAATTCGTGTTATTGATTTTTTTACCCGTGATCTTCGCTCTCCTTGTTCCCTTTGTTGCTAAATATCTGAAGGGAATACATACGGGTTGGATTGTGTTACTAGTCCCCCTTGCGTTGTTCATCTACTACCTTAGCTTCATACCGCTAATGATGGATGGTGGTCATGCTATTTCTGAACTAAAGTGGATTCCTTCATTGGGAATTACATTTATTTCTTACATAGATGGTCTGAGCTTATTATTTACACTATTGATTACTGGTATTGGTTCGTTAGTTGTGTTGTATTCTGTTTTCTACATGGACAAGAAAAAAGAAGATTTAGGCAGTTTTTACGTCTATCTACTTATCTTTATGACAGCTATGCTAGGTGTTGTTCAATCAGACAATACGATTACACTGTATTTATTTTGGGAACTGACGTCCATTTCATCATTCCTGTTGATTGGCTATTGGTACACGCG encodes:
- a CDS encoding YufK family protein, which produces MKNPYLFGYLPFVTIVLFSLTFGVYSVGESTVFFKEIGLYQGMREFLSDFQLRIFLLTMYTLLFFMVFAALKLIATTIHETALLFFLRKEADASYSATKSGAVIYFLGALASAAGIQSWKTLVLIFVITSFIYFIYVVYKLSPFMTLTHTVGLIFFQIIVWSVLLAVLVYILIRLYNGLLASIPLANPIK